One window of the Arthrobacter sp. D5-1 genome contains the following:
- a CDS encoding 4-(cytidine 5'-diphospho)-2-C-methyl-D-erythritol kinase, giving the protein MNPGTRKPSSLPFAGDRFHARTVRVKAPGKVNVSLSVGPLRPDGYHSVASVYLAVSLYEEVAATSTEAQGITVSISPDSTLDLDGVDIPLDERNLAYKAAAIMAEMSEKPTGVHLEITKRVPVAGGMGGGSADAAATLLACDALWNSGLSREELAHLAAELGADVPFSLLGGTAVGLGVGDKLSPALAKAQMDWVLVFADYGLSTPDVFRTLDGLRDSEGVDIPAPVAVDPTILQALRHGDPETLSRVLINDLQRASITLAPQLRDTIGLGEARGALAGMVSGSGPTIALLARDSVSASVLAEELTHRGHTALAVHGPVPGARIISDTLL; this is encoded by the coding sequence ATGAACCCGGGCACCCGCAAACCCAGCAGCCTCCCGTTCGCGGGGGACCGCTTCCATGCCCGGACAGTCCGCGTCAAAGCGCCCGGGAAGGTCAACGTCTCCCTGAGCGTCGGACCGCTGCGGCCTGATGGCTACCATTCGGTGGCCAGTGTCTACCTTGCCGTTTCCCTCTATGAGGAAGTGGCGGCTACCAGCACCGAGGCACAGGGAATCACTGTCAGCATCAGCCCCGACAGCACGCTTGACCTCGACGGTGTGGACATTCCGCTGGATGAGCGGAACCTCGCCTACAAGGCCGCGGCCATCATGGCCGAAATGTCCGAGAAGCCCACCGGTGTGCACCTTGAAATCACCAAGCGCGTGCCGGTGGCCGGTGGCATGGGCGGCGGTTCAGCGGATGCTGCGGCGACCCTGCTGGCCTGCGATGCCCTGTGGAACAGCGGACTGTCCCGCGAGGAACTCGCGCATCTGGCGGCAGAGTTGGGGGCAGACGTGCCGTTCTCGCTCCTGGGGGGCACCGCCGTCGGGCTGGGCGTGGGCGACAAACTCTCCCCGGCCCTGGCCAAAGCCCAGATGGACTGGGTGCTGGTCTTTGCAGATTACGGGCTCTCGACACCTGACGTCTTCCGGACCCTTGACGGACTGCGGGATTCCGAGGGCGTGGACATTCCGGCACCAGTGGCCGTGGACCCCACCATCCTCCAAGCGCTCCGTCATGGAGACCCTGAGACCCTCAGCCGGGTGTTGATCAACGACCTTCAGAGGGCTTCCATCACGTTGGCGCCACAACTTCGCGACACCATCGGACTGGGCGAAGCACGCGGTGCCCTGGCAGGAATGGTCTCTGGCTCCGGCCCCACTATCGCTCTGCTTGCCCGCGACTCCGTTTCAGCCAGTGTCCTCGCCGAAGAGTTGACCCACCGCGGCCACACTGCCTTGGCGGTCCACGGCCCGGTGCCCGGCGCCCGGATCATCTCCGATACCCTCCTTTAG